The following is a genomic window from Aphis gossypii isolate Hap1 chromosome X, ASM2018417v2, whole genome shotgun sequence.
ttcTGAATATTTGGTGCCTTGCTGGTaaacagttataaataataaaataaatactaaatcgGATATTATAGAACATACTACTATAGTACTACAATTGAAAGTTGTTTTAACTTCAGTTTCAGTTACTTTTTAATTCACTAAATTGTGACTGTTgtgtttttatcattgaaaaaaaatgaaatgataaTGAAAGCATCTTATTTCTTATTAGTGACTAGACATTCTATTTTTAgattgtatagtgtatactgtatgaTAACATTGTAATCACAAACttgatagtaaataaaataattttgactgTGATTATCAATACATGATGttctatgatattatagatatgGATATAGATTATACCTGAGACCAGCGGTCGTTAACCTTTTACTTATAGTTTCCTGTGTATCCAAAAACAAATACGTAAATGGACCCTGCTGATTACCTAATACCCCTACCGGCCCTACCTgtctagaatattttataggtagacCTATTTGGGCTTGAGCTAACATGTCTTAtagcttatttaaataacaaaatgtaaaatatttattaggtacctgcaaatttatttttcagatcgatattgattttaatgttCTACATCCAAATTGTTTCAATGTACTGGGCAATtatgaactaaaattattcagcatatttaatattttaacaacaaaaatcaaaGATATAAGCTCTCGTAAATTATTAGAGAGTTTAAATGAGATTGAAAATCCATGTGAAAGTAATTtgcaacaatttatatattatacatatattatatctcttaataagataataatatcttagaCTTGTAGTCTTGAATAttgataactaattatataatatattttcagatgCTAAACAAGCAgttacgttttatttattacattcgtTACTTGTTCCAACTACTAAGAAAGTAACCAGGGATGATAAGGGaagaaagaatattattaaattctctATAAAAGATTCTCAAAATACTTTTGTGGTGTTTTGCAGTACTGTTTCCCAAGCTGAagaattaatatctaataaatatagccTTAATATGCCGATTCAgccttttattttgattattggtACACCACTACAACCAAaagaaataatagtatattttgatacaataaagtataaagtttTCACTGTATTAAGAGCTATAGAtgtatgtttcaaaataatacatttatttaatttagagtaCCCAGTAGAATCATGTGCTGTATGgctatttattcaaaaatatttgtataatattaaaaccaagTTCGATAAATCCCACCCTAATCTAAAtcaattgatatttgatttagaaaataatgttgaatagttaaattttatataattgttgagctttattagttattactagaacctaataaaaaaaataaaaataaatagttaaatatatattttataagttgaataataatttatttacttacttgTAATTAACtactttaactatataatattaaaatatgtatacatttataaacctatgtttctttttctttttttgtaaatacatcattaattttattcaatatacctatagataatatataaaaataataatatatgtataaacatttttcatgtaATTTACACATAGTGTTATTTGTATTAGCCTATACTTGTTGTATTTATgttgcttaaaaaatatatgttatcctTAGGCTGTTGTgtggtttaaattatatataaatttcctacttattcgttataatataatttaatttaatataccttttatttatttgatttatttgtttataagtatTCATAGTAGTAGTGTAGTATATGGACATTTTAAACACTACAcagtaaaacattataatgtaatttatatgtatttgtattgtatactttatttatctaaacttcattaggtacctatgttatttaaatatatttaatacactgtcttacttgtataatttatatgaatttatattgtataggtacattaggTATGTGCCTAaactattcaattattttaatatatgtttaatatatctattttgttttggctgtataattttatttatatttacattttgctcacatttatgtttaataatatttgaaattttctaaaaaataaaaaaaaaatttaataccttaTATGTATTTgcaatttgcatattatattttatttcaaccaataataaattcagttaatatgattaaaataatttattgaaataataaacatattttgttgaatGGGAACAGTTTTTTAATCagtaacaaaaacattttattgaaaagataaaattaataatcttgaCAACAAATTTCTTAAGATgtgttaatcaaataatttattgtattgattaaatattttattgtattgatcagaaattttatgaaaacaatttcaccattacaatataatataatcaaaataataatataagttaaatcaaaatgataaaatgtttgtcaTTTTTGAAGATCCTTAGGAactgacattttaattttgttgattggataaatttgtttgtaagCTGTATagtgacaaatattttattgatccaatccatatttttatcaatgttaccaaggtttttttttcagtgtaaTGAGTATATAGgcattaatacaaatttaattgattcatctcatagaaatgtattaacatattttttaacaagattttaagttttacaaaacaacatttttgaaaagaaaaaatatttttattttttttacctagtCATAATCAATTGTTATGGTTTATTACCTTTAAAATCGACACAACATACGAAACTCgtgaaatacataaatatataaataatattgtaaataattaatgtttaagcataggtaggtacatattgatattatggcaaaattcaaattttttttataacaatagtatgatgatataatatatagtatacagcatgtaatttaagtacttatataatgtatttttttcttagacCTTTAGTGGCCCAAAGTGAATAAAACAAACGGTGGCAGTGTTTATAATGTTCTAAAAAGAGGTCTCAAATATATACGGTGTTCAatttttgatgtttaaaatgtattttatctagagttaatctaaataatgtaCTCACACGAGAAGATTTCGACTGGGCTGtttggaaatataaataacctaCTTACTGGAATAcctatatgaattaaaaacctaaacgacactaaatataataactaacgCAGGTTAGGTCTGAACCACGCAGATGCCCGTGAGTCGGTAAAAATTTGCAGTTTCACGTTAGACTTCCAAGCGATCGATTGAATATGGatagaaaaaattgtatcctTTAAAAGGCGAATAAAAAGTTATGCGTTTGATTCAAATACACTTGCACCAGGCAGTAGTACTTTAAAAACGGACAAAAGACGAAATTGGAGTGTAAGCACGGCAgacgttttaatatttgatgaaaacaCGGCGATACCTACAATATGGACACGCGGCAAAACGTTTGACTATATAGATTTATTGTTTACCTCGCCCATGCGACAGTCTTATGGCCGTTGCTGCTACTGGCCGTGGACGAAGTCTTGTTCCGGTCAGCGTCCACCGACAACCGGACGGCTGTCCGTCCGCTCTGGTTTTCGATTTCCGGTTGCACGACGATCTCTTGTAACTCGAACGACAGCGGAGGCGTAGTGGTCATCGTGACGGCAACCGACTGACGCGTGGTCGCAGCTTCCGTCGGCGGATCTCTGTCCACCACGACGACGGTGGCGGCTGGCTTCTGCGACGGACCGACGGCGGCCGGCGGATCGCGAGTTCGCATAGCGCTCTGAGGCGGTTTCAAGGTCGTGGCCGTCGGGTCTATGACGGACAGAGTGGCCAGCGTGTTCGCGGCGATGGCCGCGGGCGGGGGCACGGCCGTGACGATCGGCCCGCCTTCCACCACGGCCGAAGCGACGGCGTTGGCCGCGTGCGTGGTCGCTATGGCCGTGGCCGAGGTGGACGCCGTGACCGGGTTGACCGCGGACGGTACCGTGCAGGTCGtcgcggtggcggcggcggtggacGCGGTCAACGTCATCGGCGTCGCGGTGGTGGTCGACGGCGAAGAATCGAACGCTGTGGCTGACGACGACGTCGTCGCCGCGGCAGTGGTCGTCGCCGCGACGGTAGCCGCCCCGACCGTCTTTACTGAGCCGTTGTCGGACGGCTGGCGAGCGACGTCTTTCGGCGGAGCTTCGGTTTTCGCGGACgcagccgccgccgtcgccgccgctgTAGCCGTCGACTGTTTCTTGGGTAAACGCGGCGACAACTTGGCCGGCGGACGGCTAACGGTCGGTCTGTTTCCGGCCACGGCGTTGGCCACCGGCTGCGCCCGTCTAGGCGTTTTAGGCGACCTGGTCGGCAGCGGAGATTTTGGCGGCACCGCAGCCGCGAGTTTGCGCGGCGTCGGCGGCAACTTTTTACGCGGCGACGATTTGACGGCCGCCGCCGTGTTTGCAGGAACGGTCGGCGGCTTACCCGCCGCCGCAGCCGGCGTCTTCCGGCCACCCGCGGCACCACCGCCCGTCGGTTGTCTGCCGGACGTGCCGGACGTCCGTTTGCCGGCCGCCGACAGGTCCTTGGTGGACGCCGACAGCTGTTTGCCGCCCGCAGTcgtggcggtggcggcgggCGGTCGACGGCCGTCGGCCCGCGCGATCCGAGGTTCGGACGACTGTCGCCTCAGCGGTCTGGACGACGAGGACGACGGGCTGGACGCGCGCGACCGTCCGTTTTCGGGCGTTTTGAAACCGTAGCCGCGGAACGGGCTGACGCGGCCGCTGCAGACGTCCGCAGCCGCAGCGGCGGACGACGCCATGACGGGCGGTTCGGGCAGCACGACGAACGCGCCGCGGTCTTTGCGGCGCGGCCTCGACTTGTACGCTTCGGCGGTGGCCATCGATAGAccgtgcggcggcggcgtcggcgGTCTGCCGGTCGGGCACCGCGGGGACGTGCTCCGCGGGTCCGGGTGCCGGCGGCCGCGATGCCGTCCCCGGCGACCACCGCGGCCGTAGTCTTCGTCGTCTTCGTCGCCGTCGGACGAGATCACGACGAACGCCTCGCCGCCGTCGCCCAGGGCCGTCAGGCATCCGGTGGCGTTCATCCGCGGCAGACGACGACGACCGCGGTAGTGGTCACTGCGACGTAGTTCGTCATGCCGGCACGGTCGGTCGCGCGGAGGTATAACGACGGGCGTGCTTATACGGTCGGCGGTCTCGTGAACGGGTAAACGGTAATAATAATGGGTATTAGGTAGGTGCGTAGGCAGGCAGGCAGGTATATACCGCACGACTCGCGCGCTCACCAAACACGTAATGTGTACGCGCACACGAATCTATGTTGTCCACGGGGGTGTACTCACGCACACTGAACAGAGCTCTTGTCGGCGTTGACCAACGGCTGCGACGGCGGCCGAAAGTCGTAAACGTGacgacgccgccgccgaccgTGTGGGCGGAGGGAACGCGACCGTAACGCGAAAAACGCACGAGCGTCGCGTCCCGTCGCGCCGCCGTCGGGTTTCTCCCGCGCACAATTGGCCGCCGCGACCGTTCGGGTTGTGTGCCTACAACAAAGGTGCGTTGCTGCTGCTGTACACACATTGTTTTAAAGTAGAGGTACGTATttatgatgtttaaaaatttgatgtgTAAGtacatcgtaataatattattgtagttacgattatatttttaaagcctTTCGCTGTCGAATCATAACATACCTTCGGCTATACCCACTACAAACGTGAGACTGAAGTGgctaaggtaaaaaaaaaaaaattaacggtacctataatattattatatatcgtgttgtattttcatacctatgtatattttagatattatgcaATGCACAGTATACGACCTAGTTACTAATTCATATTTCTCAAGAataaatggtttattattatcacgttTGGGTGTTGTGTTCAAacacgataataaaatatgtaaataaatacatttatacataggtactgcAGTGTAAGTAGTCATAGCAGTTatgaattgtttaatattgcaGTTTAGTACTTAATAGTTGAGTTAATACTATGCGTGTTGAGTCCAGACAAGGCTTAATTTACCTATACGATATAGTTAGTATATATCTTAagagtataggtaggtatttttacttaaaaaaatgtataaaataattaatattactgcgATATAACACTAcacctaattataattattacatgttatattataatctgcaGAAAATGTCAAAATGGTTTATTTGTTTGGacaaaaacagttaaaaagttgaaacataaatcatattatttgtctTTGCTTGTTAAGtggcaataattaatattaaagaactaataacaactaaattcaaaattatagctaattattaattatttatattttatatatgttatggCAGTAAAATTGGTAcaggtataattaaattggaaaattattgaattatgctAGCTGTCTTTTGCAAACAcatgataggtatattatcattttctgtAGTATAGTTAAGTCTTTTTaatgtatctacctatatagtttGGACGATACGTTATACGGTTACGCGCTATAGAAATTTACTAtaccctatatatattttgttaatcatatttatttattttattaaagactATTATCGGGCGTATGCCCCACATTACAAAAGTGGTATAAGAAACAAAATGGCATGCATATAACCACGgctcattttaatattttaaaattaaatttaaagctaATGAATATTAGTAAagtagaattatatatttaaattaattttcttaaaaataaattcaaatatattttcaaattttttatagcaTACACCTAGTAGTTGTATTGGTTCGATGACgacagataaaatattaattgtaggtatataaatgtttatgttattatgtttttgtcaaaaaaatggTCGATATCGTTTATTGAAACcgcgaaataaaaataactccaatagattattattagttattacaaataactaatataagtgAATAATTCTTGTCATTGTTTACATACAACATACCTTTATgaggtataggtatactagCTAACGTGCCCaatcaaataattacctataggctataacaataaaatatatgactaaaaatatttaataattatttatttatttattaatatgtatgtaaaaaactctttataaattgtattcaaatcaGTAGATAGTAGATACCTCTAcctcaaattataaataaaaattgaacagtTTTTTCatggacatttaaaaaaaaaaacgcgattttttctctataattaatcaacttattaatttgaatggGCAAATAAATTCCCAATCAcaatgcaatataaaaaaacgagTGGTCAAGTGGACACCactctgctgtatagtaggtaactataatattgatgtattaaatttgattccaATGAATGGTATCATTACtatcattgtatatttgtatacgaaaaacgaatctgaacggagatgatttgtcagcctactagcctaggatataatttctagtggttggtgaaaggtggtttatgtttattgttttaatggcctgaatacaccaaaatttaagttctctaataattattgtaagccaaacttatggaaaatcttgtatattttcaactctaggttacttatacaaaagtttttatgaattacacctacaaaataatttgaaaatattcatgattttgacaaatttttgtcaatatttgaactttaaatgctaataaaaaaaaattgtgcctaagtattcttataatttttaaatcattatatgtctaacttatgaggaactttgtattgaatattctaatattttgactcagctataaaaatattattattatttattatgctcaTTActcttaaaaaagttaaatattaaaaagtatcaaGATGGTACTTGCGCATGCGCAAAAATGTCATGGCTCACAATGTTCACGACGCTCTTAAACCGATGATTTCAACAAAATTGGGTCCCGAGTACCAGGAGCGCATGAACAAGTCGTATGTTTCTGTGTCGTCGTCGGCGGCGGCagttgtatatacctactcatttGATGACTATCGCGATCACAACATAGTCAATATACGttccataatatattcagAGACCAGAGTTCTCCCGAATATTTTTTCCCAATGACTagctaaaataatgatatattcttataatttttgagttacCTACTATAAGACTAATTTATGAGGAAattcgtattaaattttcgaGTATTTTGAgtgggccaaaaaaattttatcagtatttataaaaaaaaaaaactaaacaaatacgaatattttaaattcctataaataacgttataactggttaaattttcaagtgtctacgacttatactttttaaataataacaaatatttaaaatcgttattgttacgcaatttcgtaaaaatttaaaattccaacgcacttaaaatttttcctataatgatgctttgAGTTTTCTCTACagctacttgaaggaaaacttatggaaaacttagtattgaattttttaaccttaaatataaacacaaacaattttatggtCTTTCAACtacttacaaaattacaactaaaaatttgaactataaacgcttatataaaaaaattgtaactaacgatttttaattttttttaactacaataagaataactcgtaaggaaccttgtataaaattttccatttttttttatcaacacttaaaaaaaaaaaatactcagaaaaatcgaaaatttcagttgtctataaatagctcaaaaaatgtcaaaatattttgaaaatttaactgtatatatataacattaacataaacatttagtgaaaatttcaagtagttacagtgattagttttgagttacaacaatataacaaaatcgattattaatttaactttatacatttatttgttggAGTATTTCGATCATAATAATTCTTAGACTAGAATAGCATacctacaaataaaatgtaactttaGTACCAACTACGACTAGGAA
Proteins encoded in this region:
- the LOC114129309 gene encoding protein stum, producing MNATGCLTALGDGGEAFVVISSDGDEDDEDYGRGGRRGRHRGRRHPDPRSTSPRCPTGRPPTPPPHGLSMATAEAYKSRPRRKDRGAFVVLPEPPVMASSAAAAADVCSGRVSPFRGYGFKTPENGRSRASSPSSSSSRPLRRQSSEPRIARADGRRPPAATATTAGGKQLSASTKDLSAAGKRTSGTSGRQPTGGGAAGGRKTPAAAAGKPPTVPANTAAAVKSSPRKKLPPTPRKLAAAVPPKSPLPTRSPKTPRRAQPVANAVAGNRPTVSRPPAKLSPRLPKKQSTATAAATAAAASAKTEAPPKDVARQPSDNGSVKTVGAATVAATTTAAATTSSSATAFDSSPSTTTATPMTLTASTAAATATTCTVPSAVNPVTASTSATAIATTHAANAVASAVVEGGPIVTAVPPPAAIAANTLATLSVIDPTATTLKPPQSAMRTRDPPAAVGPSQKPAATVVVVDRDPPTEAATTRQSVAVTMTTTPPLSFELQEIVVQPEIENQSGRTAVRLSVDADRNKTSSTASSSNGHKTVAWARPSEKIIVPAEVPRSAESTVTKDPAYKRYARKLCGGGGGGGGSGSGGGGGRSGRRPTVAHVSPPATSAATGGRASKCWAAVWKRRPRPCGRCCDGKRSAAVTAASSAAEVATGGRRRPKWWRRCSDKLCCCGGKRRTAANKKKLAAAMSSSDHSVGALGIAPPTVTAADTFCGKLKRRWRRCCCCCCGWCAVPKFVKRICCCCRSKSTAPKKKSADSQQRSSPFKCTGCCTNIPKLDAVFVDHSSVMKGAIPVLPVTLAWLCLVFNVIIPGAGTFSSGMLCLCVGKPRFTVNDTFQSRVGAFCVNFVVAAAQLFTVLFCLVGWGWSIWWGVIMLKMAKKYQKVKIIDQPVEAPVAVDHNHQI